The Zalophus californianus isolate mZalCal1 chromosome X, mZalCal1.pri.v2, whole genome shotgun sequence genomic interval ctgcttctccctctgaccctcttccctctcgtgctctctatctctcattctctctctcgaataaaaaaaaaaaaaagaataaaccaagaAAGGGTACCACTgacaatctttaaagaaattcctGTAAAGTAAAAGCatatgggggggcacctgggtggctcagtcggttagacaTCCAAGTCtgggtctcggctcaggtcttgatctcagggttgtgagtgaAAGCCCTGCACTTGGCTccatgattaaattaaaaaaaaaaagcaaaagggatTAGTGAATAACCAGAGCAGATGGAACCCCATCCCCAGGACAGCAAAAGTAAGTACACTTCTTCTAAAAAGAGCCACAAGTGAAAATTTAAATAGGAGCCAATGTAACCAAAAGCTGACACTGGGCCAAGGAGCATTCAccagtttatttcatttaataaattgcATTCAAAACACCTGGACCAGAGactctaccaccaccaccaccaccatcaccaccaccccaccccaccccccaccccccgcccaagACATAAAAAGAACAACTGACAACAGTGGTTTTCGCTcctaggacagtggttctcaaacttgagtacatcagaatcacctggagaaatTGTTAAAACACAAGTTTCTGGGATTCATCTTCCAAATTCCTTATTCAGAgtgtctgggatggggcctgagaatctgtaCTTCCACCAAGTTTTCAGGTGATGCTGAAGAtactggtctggggaccacactagGAGAACCACTGTCTTAGAATAAAACCTAAAtatcttatcttttaaaaagaggtcAATGTAGGGATCACTTCTAATATGGGTATTTGAACCTGTCAGCAACATTGCTCAGAGCTTGGAGTAATACAGTTGATGAAGGAAAGGTGAATAAAggtaaataaaggaaaactgtTTCTACTCAGGAACAATATACATTAAGTCACGTGAACCACACTTCCAGTAAGTCTGTCTCACTTTACTTTGGCAAATGTGGGTAGCCATTGTGAATGTACCAGCCTGATCCCTGGTCCCAAATGCTAGGAAACTCTGCCCATCAATACTCCACGCACACTTAACACAGAATCAAGTCAGCCATCCCTTTCAAAATGTTCATTGATTAAAAAAGAATCTACGTAACAAAGGGGGAAAACTTACTTACGCTAACCAATATAATCCTTTACCCATAGATCTGAAAGGACAACTAATGATAGccagacatttgaggaaaatagcctcaaagaaaagaatcaagatCAACATAAagatccaaaaaacaaaacaaaaacaaaaacaaaagataaagaaataggaGAGAGGAAAACGGAGACAAAGAAGTGATTCAGGgataaagacaaattttaaaaagtgaacatcCTTTCCTTCCCCATATGGCCaccaagaacaataaaaaaacaaaaaacaaaaacccagaatgCAGAGGCGGCAATGCTCGTCTCTTGCACAACCACACACAGCCCACCAGGGAAAGCAGCCCTCCTGGGAAGCCTTTTAGGACCTGGGGCTCCCCAGCCGCCGAAAACAGACAGCCAGACCTGGCACCGCAGTCAGCAGTGGTCATGAACCCAGGAcaagccagaaaaaaatatttaatatccttatagcatttttttaaaatatgacatccATAAAAAAGCACATtctaatacataaaaagaaaaccaaagaagaaaaatgaggtttttttatattgaaattatgATGgctccagaaatattttaaaaatctatggaTATGGTGAATAATAAGGTGATGGCTGAAACTATCTACAAAATGAAGTTGAGGAAATCTCCAAGAAcatagaggaaaaaggaagatggaAATTATGAGGAAAAGAGTTAAGAGAATTGAAAGATAGACTGAGGATATCCAACAAGTATTTCAAATGAGTTccaggttggggcgcctgggtggcttagtaggttaagtgtctcacttaggctcaggtcatggtctagggagtcctgggatccagctgagcagggagactgcttccccactccctctgccccgccccccgcccgccccgctcatcctctctgtctctctctcaaatgaataaataaaatatttttaataattttttaaggattttatttattcatttgagagagagagagagacagtgagtagagggaaaacaagcagggggagcgggagagggagaagcaggcttcccacggagcagggagcccgatgcggggctagatcccggggaccctgggatcaagacctgagccagaggcggatgcttaacaactgagccacccaggcgccccatgatgaattaaatcttaaaatatatatatatatatatatatatatatatatatatatatatatataatataatgagtTCCAGTGGGCCCCTGACTGCTTCAGCCAGTGGAGTGTGTGGCTCTCGATCctagggttgtaagttcaagccccacactagatggagagattacttaaataaataaattttttaaaaaggaaataaatacaatgaGTCCCAGAATGAAAGAATAGAGGCAATGAAACaagaagaacagaaggaaacttcGCTGAACTTTTTAAAACAACACTTTATCTTGAAAGATGTCACCAAGTATCACTTAAAGCGGGAAAAGTAGACACAGCCTCTTGAAATTTCAGAAAgccaaaatgaaagagaagaaacaatataaaaagaaagaaaaagctatcGAAAGAAATAAGATCCAGATCAATATGTACAGAGGTCTTGTGTCCTTTTATATCCTGACTAAAAGcataatttttcatgtatttaagaAGTTTTAAAGATCAAAACCCATACTTAATGTCATAAATAGATGAATTCTCCTCAAACTGATCTATAGAGTCAATGCAGTTTCCATTCAAAACACAACTGTTTGTTGAGTGAGAGTGTGAGAGTATATGTGTCTGTGTCTAcggaatttaaaattttgatgatcGGGaagttgtgagttccagccccacactgggtgtagagattacttaaaaataaaataaataaatgaataaataaaattctgctactaaaatgtatttattaatatcacaatattatataataatgtgATATTAATATTAGTATATAATTGTATAATGTTAGTAACTATTATTCACATATTgttatttacaataaatattGATGTGCTATATTGGTATAATATCAAtagtatatatggtatatatattaatatataattatataatgttaaTAAGTAAGATTAAcatattaaagataaagagaggaaaaaattaaaaaataaagataaagaaaggaaaaattaatagacacattgttaaaatgtctatgctgcccagagcaatctataccttcaaacgccatcctgatcaaaattccaatgacatttttcaaagtgctggaacagtcctaaaatttgtatggaatcagaaaagaccccaaatcaccaaggaaatgttgaaaaagaaaaacaaagctgggggcatgacgttgcctgatttcaagctatattacaaagctgtgatcaccaagacagcatggtcctggcacaaaaacagacatataggccaatggaacagaatagagagcccagatatggaccctcagttctctggtcaaataatcttcgacaaagcaggaaaaaatatgcaatggaaaaaagacagtcttgaggcacctgggtggctcagtcgttgggcatctgccttcagctcaggtcgtgatcccagggtcctgggatcgagccccacatcgggctccctgctccacagggagcctgcttctccatctcccactccccctgcttctgttccctccctcactctgtctctctctgtcaaataaataaatacaattttaaaaaaaaaagacactctcttcaataaatggtgctgggaaaattgggcagcgatatacagaagactgaaactagaccattctctaaccccatacacaaagataaactcaaaatggatgaaagccctcagtgtgagacaggaatccatcaaactcctagagaagatcataggcagtaacttcttcgacattggccacagcaacttctttcaagatacaactccaaaggcaagtgaaacaaaagcgaaaatgaacttttgggacttcatcaagataaaaagcttccacacagcaaaggaaacagtccacaaaacaaagaggcaacccacagaatgggaggagatatttgcaaatgacactacagataaagggctgatatccaagatatataaagaacttctcaaactcaacacccaaaaaacaaataagtcaaaatatgagcagaagacatgaacagacacttctctgaagaagacatacaaatggtggttaacagacacatgaaaaaatgttcaacatcattagccatcagggaaattccaatcaaaaccacactgagataccaccttacaccagttagaatggcaaaaattgacaaggcaagaaacaacaaatgttggagaggttgtggagaaaggggaaccgtcttacactcttggtgggaatgcaagttggtacagccactttggaaaacagtgtggaggttcctcaaaaaattaaaaatagagctaccctatgacccagcaattgcactactgggtatttaccccaaagatacagatgtagtgaaaagaagggccatatgcaccccaatgttcatagcagcaatgtccacaatagccaaactgtggacagagccgagatgcccctcaacagacagatgcataaagaagatgtggtccatatatacaatggaatattactcagccatcagaaaggatgaatacccaacttttgcatcaacatggatgggactggaggagattatgctgagtgaaataagtcaagcagagaaagtcaattatcatatggtttcacttatttgtggaacataaggaatagtatgaaGGACAttagggaagaaagggaaaaatgcagTGGGGGAcctcagagggggagatgaaccatgagagactacggactccaagaaactgagggttttagaggggatgggggtggggggatgggttagcccggtgatgggtattaaggagggcacatattgcatggagcactgggtgttatatccaaacaatgaatcatggaacactacatcaaaaactaatgatatactgtatggtgactaacataacatagtaaaacaaaataaaatttaataaataaataaataaattctgctactaaatgtatttattaatataacaattaatattatataatattatgatattaatattagtatataattatataatgttaaTAACTATTATTCACATATTgttatttacaataaatattGATGTGATATATTGGTATAATATCAACAGtactatataatattaaaatataattatataatgttaaGAAGTAAGATTAACATCttaaagataaagagagggaaaaaataaaaaaagaaagaaaggaaaaatcaataggtcaatggaacacactagagaccccagaaataaggACCAGGCAAATCCAGACGCTTgttattttataaaggaagaataGCAGAGGAGTAAGAAAAAGAGgatctctgggcgcctgggtggctcagtcggttaagtggctgccttcggctcaggtcatgatcccagggtcctgggatcgagccccgcatcgggctccttgctccgcgggaagcctgcttctccctctcccactccccctgcttgtgttcctgctctcgctgtgtctctctgtcaaataaataaataaaatcttaaaaaaaaaaaaagaaaaagaggatctcttcaataaatggtgctggaccAAATGCGTGtccctagggggaaaaaaatgacatcgAATCTAATGCATACCAGATAGAGAAATCAATTCCAATAGAAGAAAATCAGTTccattatagaatatttttatgcTCAAGTTAAGGAAAGGTACCTTACAACACATAAAGtacttaatcataaatttgggggggtggaagggaatTGGAGGAAGGTAGACAAAAGGTtgcagttataagataaataaatagtaGGGGTAtcatgtacaacataatgattataGTTAACACATTGCTGTATGATATATAAGAGAGATATGGGAAGCctgtgggaagcctgttctccctctcccactccccttgcttgtgttcctgctctcactgtctctctcgttgtcaaataaataaataaaatctttaagaaaaaaaaaacaaacctgactTTTATGACTCTTAAAGACATAAATGaagggctcctgcgtggctcagtcagttaagtatctgccttcggctcaggttgtgatctcagggtcctgggatagagccccgcatcaggctccctgctcagcggagagtctgtttctccctctccctctattgctccccctgcttgtgtgctctctctctgtcaaataaataaataaaatgtttttaaaaaaaaattttttttaggcgctcagtgggtgcctgggtgtgcACGCGGGAAGATAGCTGAGCAGGTGCCAAAGTCTGTGCTCTTCATGTGTCTGGGTAACATCTGTCGGTCACCCATTGCAGAAGCAGTTTTCAGAAAACTTGTAACTGAGCAAAAGCTTTCAGATCATTGGAGGAAAGAAAGTGCAGCAACATCCACGTATGAAATAGGAAACCCTCCTGACTATCTAGGGCACAGTAGCATGAAGAAGAACGGTATCCCCATGAATCACACTGCCCGGCAGGTTACTAAGGAAGACTTTGCCACATTTGATTATATACTATGTACGGATGAAAGCAATCTGAGAGACTTAAATAGAAAaagtaatcaaattaaaaactaCAAAGCTAAAATTGAACTACTTGGGAGCTATGATCCACAAAATCAGCTCATTATTGAAGACCCCTATTATGGGAATGAGTCCGACTTTGAGACTGTctaccagcagtgtgtgaggtgCTGCAGAGCCTTCCTGGAGAAGGCCCACTAATGCCAGGCCCGTTCTCCCCACAGCCCGCAGCTGGGCCCTGCAGGCTCTGCTGTAAGGCCACAACTGTTCCTTCAGTTGACCCTTGGTTTCTTACCTTAAATAACTGTAGATGGAAATCAGTTATtgtatctgacaaataaataaaaatgtttcatccagaccaaaaaaaataaaattttaaagacataaatgaaaggaaacaaaaccttaagtagtaaaagaaaatcatcagtagcatccttcctctcctttcctataaaaaaaatcagcttccCAGTCATAGAGGTCTCTCCATCTTTGTGCTCACCCCTCCAcccaagaaaaaaagcaataggaACACTCCTATTGTATACCCAGGCTAGCCTCCACATCCTTTAGTGGCTAATTGTTTAACAGTCAAATCTATAGAAAAGTATACCTTTACACCATCAGTCCCTCAAGACTTCCCCTTAGGGCAGTGACTCTGAATTCAAGGTAAGAATGTTGTTAAGAGTACAATTTCTGGAtaagagagaaatgaagtgaTGGGAggatgggctagcccggtgatgggtattaaggagggcacgttctgcatggagcactgggtgttatgcacaaacaatgactcatggaacattacatcaaaaaaaaaaaaaagaaatgaagtgatgACTatgatgtttattaaatattttagtttttttctttcttttttttttaagactttatttatttatttgacagaaagagagtagaagcagggggagtggcagggagaaagagaagcacgcccccgctgagcagggagccggaggtagggctcgattccaggacccccgggatcacgacctgagcagaaggcagacgcttaactgagccacccaggcgcccctaaatattttaatttaaaatttttttaaatttaatttattatgttatgctagtccccatacagtacatcattagtttttgatgtagtgttccatgattcattgtttgcgtataacacccagtgctccacgcagaatgtgccctctttaatacccatcaccaggctaacccatctccccacccccctcccctctaaaaccctgtttgtttctcagagtccatcgtctcttgtggttcacctctccctccgattctcccccttcatttttcccttccttctcctgatggcctccatgctattcctgatgttccacaaataagtgaaaccatatgataattgactttctaaaaaaaatttttttaagtaggctccacacccagcatgcaGTCCAACGCAGGGTTTGAACTctcaactctgagatcaagacctgcccCGAAATAAAGAGTCGGaagctgaaccaactgagccacccaagagccccataaatatttaagattttatttatttgggagagagagagagagagagagagagagagagagagagcgagcatgaacaggaaggagagggagaagcaggctccccgccaagcagggagcctgatgtgggactccatcccaggaccctgggatcacgacctgagccgaaggcagacgcttaacagactgagccacccaggcgcccccccataaatattttagattattaATCTATGACAGATGCAAAAGTATAGGGGTAGGAATATTACAAACATTCATGTTATACAGGAACAACCCACAGACCACCTGGAGCAGGATTAGCACCaggcaaaattataaaatcaatgaaatctttCATGAGTGCCACTACTCACAATACTTTCATGCATTTCTCACCTCTTCCCATTAAAACCTGCTCTTCTCAGGAAAAAATCAGAGGTGTACAGAACTGAGAACAGCTTAAAAGTGCTACCTCACTCACAGAAGGAGAAATGAGGAAGGGAAACATTTGCTGGACcaggcactttacatatattattccttttttttgtatattatcccatgtaatcctcacaaaagCCATGTGAATGAGGAACTACTGTCTCCATTTCAcagagaggaaaactgaggcccagagagatgaaaTGATTTGTCCAAAATCACAGGCACACGATTAAAAAATAGCAGAATTAGGATTTCTACTCAAGCTTGTCAAGTTCCGAAGCCCATGTTCTTTCTGTCACAACTCACCACCTCTCCAAGATGGTGGAGTTTGTATTGCAATAGGGATGAGAGCCATAAATTAAAAGAACCAACCTAGAGATAAAATGTCatagaactacacacacacacacacacacacacacacacacacacacacacacacacacgttaaaAACTAGCAAAATTTGAATAAGGCTTGGAGTCCAGTTAACAGTATTATAGCAATGCCAagttcctggttttgatattgtactatacTCTATGTAAGCTATTAACTTCAGAGAAAGAGTGAAGGGTACATGGGATTCTACTACTTTTATAATTTCCTGTGGTCTagagttacttaaaaataaaaggttaaaaaaatctcagtagaaataaataaaattaaatcaagaatAAGCctctactgggcgcctgggtggctcagttggttaagcaactgccttcggctcacttcaagatcctggagtccagggatcaagtcccacatcaggcttcctgctcagcagggagtctgcttctccctctgaccctcttccctctcgtgctttccatctctcattctctctctctctgaaataaataaataaaatcttaaaaaaaaaaaaaaaaaagaataaggctcTACTGCTGCTGATGAGAAGCCAGGCTCCCTAATCCCTTTAAACTCACACACACCATAAGGGTAGTCAACTCTGCTCCCACGTAAGGTCAGCCTTGGCTGCCAGGAATCCACTGTGGTTATACCAAATGGACCATTAGATAGAAAACAGGGGCCTAAATTTCTCCCCTAGCATTGATGCATAGCTGACAGGAAGCTCCAACTCAAACCAAATTCTTTCCTAGTGAACACGACATATGTCACATAGGGACATCCTACCACAACCACCCTCATCCCTGTATCTTGCTAGGTGTGTCCATCACTATCCATGAAGTCCATATGTATACAGGAGCAAATAAAGATGGATGagttttactgaattctttttttttttttaagacttcatttattcatttgacagagagagacacagcgagagagggaacacagcagggggagtgggagagggagaagcaggcttcccgccgagcagggagcccaatgtggggctcgattccgggacactgggatcatgacctgagccgaaggcagacgcttaacgactgagccacccaggcgcccctactgaaTTCTTGTTATACATAGTCTGATATTCTAGGAGGAGAATTGGCCATGGAATCAGAAAGCCCAATGCTACAACTTCGTAGCTTTGTGACCTTAAGCAATTTCACGCGGCTTGAcctcaattttctcttctataaaataggGACACAAGTTTACCTGCTCACATGAGACAGTGGCTCAATCACAGTTAAATCTGACAGGACTCGTCCTTCTATAATTAAACACTGAGGGTTGATTTAAACAGAACATCTACTGTCCTGGGTACTGCACACTGTATGTGCAACTAGCAAGTGACAACTCAAAAGGCTTAGGAGGTTATTTCCCCAGTGCACATTCACAAATCTCCATGCACAAACGCGTTCAGGTATCCTCCATGGTCTGGATTTGCATGTGGATGTATTTTAGCTCCCGGTCCAAACTGTGTGTGATAAAATTAATCCCTGGAACTGCTGAATTATAAGGCTGGAACTTTCCATTGGAGGTCCCAGTGTTAGTCACAGCTCTGGATTTATGAACTCAGAAAACATTAACTGCATTTCTCTGTGATTTGCAtctgattctgtttttcataCATGATGCATAAGTGAAGTATGTTATCCCCAGATGACATCCGTGCCCTGATAAACCTATAAAATTGCTCTTGTGTTTAACCATCTTCACACCCTAGAGATATAAAAACTGAATGATATGAAGGAGAATAGGAAATCTATAGACTTCCTAAGACTATTGGTTTCACTGTCCTAGGCTATGGAAGGAAGGGTATAAGTGGGCCAAAGCCTGATGTTAGCTAACTGAGCTTTATCAAGAgaagttcagggcgcctgggtggctcagatggttaagcgtctgccttcggctcaggtcatgatcccggggtcctgggatcgagtcccgcatcaggctccctgctccgtgggagcctgcttctccctctgcttctctctctctctctctctctctctctctctctctccctctgtctctcatgaataaataaataaaatcttaaaaaaaaaaaaagagaagttcagGTAGGATGTTCAGGCTTTCTTAATGTTCTCCAAGTaacctttattttctattttatacattGTTTTGAGAAAAATTGCTATCAGCATTTGCTGTACTGAAAGTTAACCATCTCTCAGGCCAGGACCACGGTAGCAGGTGGGTAGTACTAAATTTCACAAAGCCTTGACTTGAGAAACACCGTGTAACTGATGGGCAAGACTAAATCCCCAATGGAACACAGAGGGGATTCCTCATGTTTGTACGTTTGCCATCAaattcaaaaaaggcaaaaaggacaaaaatgaatCAAGCACGAGGGCCCCTGCAGCTTGGTACAAAGCCAGACTTGGGCTACAGAATCCCCAAGGTCAAAAAAGAACCACAAGCATAAAGAATTTCCCAAGAGCCCAGgatgggaaaagggaaaagaataaggGAGCAGATGGAAGAAGAAGGACCtaacagaagggaagaagagacCTTCAGATGCCCCAGGGAAAGTGCAGTAATTGCCAGCCGAAGGGCCAGCAGCTGAGCAGCACAGGAATTCAAAAGGACGGAAAAACTTCGCCCCAGCTCCTTGCCATATACTTTACCATTCAAAACGGAAGAACccagggaataaaaaaaagatgttcttaaTAATTATACCAGAACTACAGGTGCATATTGAGTTTATCACTGGCAGACTGTGATGTATGGTCAACCTTTCCATACGCTCCTCTCTGATCAGGTTAATACCTACCTGCCTCCTTATACTCATCCTACTCTGTGAAGCCTGCTCTCATGTACCTCAGTTATCCTAAGAGCAATAGCCAACTTCTTTGCCACAGAGAAACTCCTGCCTATGTGGCATATGCCACACTCAGGACCCCATGCTGATTAGGTCAAGTTCCCAGCCCCACCACGTAACAAGCTTAAAAGTAAAATCGCCAGGCCTCACCACCACATTCTCCTAGGTCATTCTGATTCAAGTCCCTCAGGTCTCAGCCTGCGGATCAATCCAGTAAGTTCCTTGCTCACATGCATGCTTCTATAAAGAACATggggttaggggcgcctgggtcgctcaagtcggttaagcgtctgcctttggctcaggtcatgatcctggggtcctgggatcgagccccacgtctggctccctgctcagcgggaagcctgcttctccctctccctctgcctgccactctgactacttatgctctctctctatctgtcaaataaataaataaaatcttaaaaaaaaaaagaacacagggtTGGGGGGGCGCTGACAGAGCCCCAATAAAGGGTTGGaaaggggggcaggggaagaacacaagggacacctggct includes:
- the LOC113930497 gene encoding low molecular weight phosphotyrosine protein phosphatase-like, with protein sequence MKEKKQYKKKEKAIERNKIQINMYRGAQWVPGCARGKIAEQVPKSVLFMCLGNICRSPIAEAVFRKLVTEQKLSDHWRKESAATSTYEIGNPPDYLGHSSMKKNGIPMNHTARQVTKEDFATFDYILCTDESNLRDLNRKSNQIKNYKAKIELLGSYDPQNQLIIEDPYYGNESDFETVYQQCVRCCRAFLEKAH